From the genome of Sulfitobacter sp. DSM 110093, one region includes:
- the cobT gene encoding cobaltochelatase subunit CobT, with translation MKKSDNPADAFKKALAEATKVMADDTELNVSYSVDPSGLSGDAMRLPQVSRRMTREEVLLARGTADALALNRRYHDDATHARYAPQGDMARELYEAMETARCEAMGARDMPGTAGNIDVKIKHDALRKGYDQAKQASDVPLSVAAGYMVRHLATGRPLPAGAENAMELWRGFIEDQAGGTLEGLDGSLADQADFARLARKMISDLGYGDQLGDDPDSQDDEQEDQAEEGAEEEQDPDSTGQDDQDEEEAEGTPENSQEQQQDESQAQVSMDDEADQELGDEADMPEGDAPMDPPPPPPVSDADPEYRVYLGEHDEVIGAEELADPIELERLRAYLDQQLEPLKGAVGRLANKLQRRLQAQQNRSWEFDLEEGTLDAGRLARVVANPTTPLSFKVEKDTEFRDTVVTLLLDNSGSMRGRPISIAAICADVLARTLERCNVKVEILGFTTRAWKGGQAREAWLNDGRPAQPGRLNDLRHIIYKSADAPWRRTRDHLGLMMKEGLLKENIDGEALEWAHRRMLARHEARKILMVISDGAPVDDSTLSVNPANYLEKHLRDVIAMVEKRRAVELLAIGIGHDVTRYYDRAVTITDVDQLAGAMTEQLAALFDSDPRKRARVMGMRRVG, from the coding sequence ATGAAGAAATCCGACAACCCCGCTGACGCGTTCAAAAAGGCCCTCGCTGAGGCGACCAAGGTGATGGCCGATGACACCGAGCTGAACGTCAGCTATTCGGTTGATCCATCAGGGCTTTCCGGTGACGCGATGCGCCTGCCACAGGTCAGCCGCCGGATGACCCGCGAAGAGGTTTTGCTGGCCCGTGGCACCGCCGATGCGCTGGCGCTGAACCGCCGCTATCATGATGACGCAACCCATGCCCGTTATGCGCCCCAAGGCGACATGGCCCGCGAACTCTATGAGGCGATGGAAACCGCGCGTTGCGAAGCAATGGGCGCGCGCGACATGCCCGGCACGGCGGGCAATATCGACGTAAAGATCAAACATGACGCGCTGCGCAAGGGCTACGATCAGGCCAAACAGGCCAGCGACGTGCCGCTCTCGGTCGCGGCGGGCTATATGGTGCGCCATCTCGCCACCGGGCGACCGCTGCCTGCCGGGGCCGAGAATGCGATGGAACTTTGGCGCGGCTTTATTGAGGATCAGGCAGGCGGCACCTTGGAGGGGCTTGATGGGAGCCTCGCCGATCAGGCCGATTTCGCGCGACTGGCGCGCAAGATGATTTCTGACCTTGGTTACGGCGATCAGTTGGGCGACGACCCGGACAGCCAAGACGATGAGCAAGAGGACCAAGCCGAGGAAGGTGCAGAGGAGGAGCAAGACCCCGACAGCACCGGTCAAGACGATCAGGACGAGGAAGAGGCCGAAGGCACGCCCGAAAACAGCCAAGAGCAGCAGCAGGACGAAAGTCAGGCGCAGGTCTCGATGGATGATGAGGCCGATCAGGAATTGGGCGACGAGGCCGATATGCCCGAGGGCGACGCGCCCATGGACCCGCCGCCCCCGCCGCCTGTATCCGATGCCGACCCCGAGTACCGGGTCTATCTGGGCGAGCATGATGAGGTGATCGGCGCCGAAGAACTGGCCGACCCGATCGAACTGGAGCGCCTGCGCGCCTATCTCGACCAACAGTTGGAGCCGCTGAAAGGTGCCGTGGGCCGTCTGGCCAACAAGTTGCAGCGCCGCTTGCAGGCGCAGCAGAACCGTTCGTGGGAGTTCGACCTTGAAGAAGGCACATTGGACGCAGGACGTCTGGCGCGGGTCGTGGCCAACCCCACAACGCCGCTGAGCTTCAAGGTTGAGAAGGATACGGAGTTCCGCGACACCGTGGTGACGCTGCTGTTGGATAACTCCGGCTCCATGCGCGGGCGGCCCATCTCCATCGCTGCGATCTGCGCCGACGTCTTGGCGCGGACCTTGGAGCGCTGCAATGTGAAGGTTGAAATCCTGGGCTTTACCACCCGTGCGTGGAAGGGCGGTCAGGCCCGCGAAGCGTGGCTGAACGACGGGCGGCCTGCGCAACCCGGACGACTGAACGATCTGCGACACATTATCTATAAATCCGCTGATGCCCCTTGGCGGCGCACCCGCGACCACCTTGGTCTGATGATGAAAGAGGGTCTGCTGAAAGAGAACATCGACGGCGAGGCGCTGGAATGGGCGCACCGTCGCATGTTGGCACGGCATGAGGCGCGCAAGATCCTGATGGTGATTTCGGATGGGGCACCGGTGGATGACAGCACGCTGTCGGTGAACCCGGCCAACTATCTGGAAAAGCACCTGCGCGATGTGATCGCCATGGTCGAGAAACGCCGCGCGGTGGAACTGCTGGCGATTGGCATCGGCCATGATGTGACGCGGTATTACGACCGCGCCGTGACGATTACGGATGTGGATCAGCTTGCCGGAGCGATGACCGAGCAGCTTGCCGCGCTTTTTGACAGTGATCCGCGGAAACGGGCGCGTGTCATGGGCATGCGTCGCGTGGGCTGA
- a CDS encoding DUF427 domain-containing protein: MSDHITITPAQGTWVVRAGGAVLGESTGALELREGDYPPVIYFPRGDIAMAFLDGTDKTTHCPHKGEASYFSVVTKSRTLEDAVWSYEDPKEDVAAIKGYLAFTPMEEIAIERI, from the coding sequence ATGTCCGACCATATTACGATTACTCCGGCCCAGGGCACATGGGTTGTCCGCGCTGGCGGGGCGGTGCTGGGTGAGAGCACAGGTGCGCTGGAACTGCGCGAGGGGGACTATCCCCCGGTGATCTATTTCCCGCGTGGTGATATCGCGATGGCCTTCCTTGATGGCACAGATAAGACCACCCATTGCCCCCATAAGGGCGAGGCCAGCTATTTCTCGGTCGTGACTAAAAGCCGCACCTTGGAAGATGCCGTCTGGTCTTACGAAGACCCCAAAGAGGATGTGGCGGCAATCAAGGGCTATCTGGCTTTCACCCCAATGGAAGAAATCGCCATCGAACGTATCTGA
- the recN gene encoding DNA repair protein RecN translates to MLRGLDISDMLIIDRLELGFQPGLNVLTGETGAGKSILLDSLGFVLGWRGRADLVRQGAEQGEVTAWFDLPPDHPAHALLEEAGLPGGEELILRRINTSDGRKTAWVNDRRCSGEVLRRLSETLVELHGQHDDRGLLNPRGHRAILDDYAGNARAIAGVREAWTALGAARKAAAAAAAERDAIAAEEEFLRHAVAELDKLGPEEGEEATLDTRRRQMQGAEKIRRDVVNAYELMGQGGAETAMGDALRWLDGVADKAEGALEGPLAALNRAMVELDDAMSGVADAIDGMSFDPFELEACEERLFAIRGLARKHDVQPDELAGFADTLRTKLNALDAGEAAQAGLEKAVQDAQALYDERAAALTEKRRKSAAKLDKAVAAELAPLKMERAVFETQLTQDAPGPEGRDAVSFTVATNPGAPAGPLGKIASGGELSRFLLALKVCLTQSQAGLTLIFDEIDRGVGGATADAVGRRLKSLAAEGQVLVVTHSPQVAALGAHHWRVAKSVAKGMTTSTVTALAPEERVDEVARMLAGDTITDAARAAAESLLNGQQGATTS, encoded by the coding sequence ATGCTGCGCGGACTTGATATTTCGGACATGCTGATCATTGACCGGTTGGAGCTTGGCTTCCAACCGGGGCTAAATGTGTTGACCGGTGAAACCGGCGCGGGCAAGTCTATCTTGTTGGATTCTCTTGGTTTTGTTCTCGGCTGGCGGGGCCGTGCCGATCTGGTACGCCAAGGGGCCGAGCAGGGCGAGGTAACGGCGTGGTTCGATCTGCCGCCCGACCATCCGGCCCATGCGCTGCTCGAAGAAGCCGGGTTGCCGGGCGGGGAGGAATTGATCCTGCGCCGCATCAATACCTCTGACGGGCGCAAAACTGCTTGGGTGAATGACCGGCGCTGCTCGGGCGAGGTGCTGCGGCGTCTGTCTGAGACATTGGTGGAATTGCATGGCCAGCACGATGACCGTGGCCTGCTGAACCCGCGCGGCCACCGTGCGATCCTTGATGATTATGCCGGAAATGCCCGCGCAATCGCCGGGGTACGGGAGGCGTGGACTGCCCTTGGCGCGGCCCGCAAGGCCGCCGCCGCCGCCGCCGCCGAACGTGACGCCATCGCCGCCGAAGAGGAATTTCTACGCCACGCGGTAGCCGAACTCGACAAACTCGGCCCCGAAGAGGGAGAAGAAGCCACGCTCGACACCCGCCGCCGCCAAATGCAAGGTGCCGAAAAGATCCGCCGCGATGTGGTCAACGCCTATGAGTTAATGGGCCAAGGCGGTGCAGAAACGGCAATGGGCGACGCGCTGCGCTGGCTCGACGGTGTGGCCGACAAGGCCGAAGGCGCGTTGGAAGGCCCGCTTGCCGCGCTGAACCGCGCCATGGTGGAATTGGACGACGCGATGTCCGGCGTGGCCGATGCGATCGACGGCATGTCCTTCGACCCCTTTGAGTTGGAAGCCTGCGAAGAGCGGCTTTTTGCAATTCGGGGACTGGCGCGGAAACATGATGTGCAGCCTGATGAATTGGCTGGGTTCGCTGACACACTGCGCACTAAACTCAACGCGCTTGATGCGGGCGAGGCCGCGCAGGCCGGGCTGGAAAAGGCCGTGCAGGATGCTCAGGCGCTGTATGACGAACGGGCCGCTGCCTTGACCGAAAAGCGGCGCAAGTCTGCGGCCAAGCTCGACAAAGCTGTGGCAGCCGAACTAGCGCCGCTCAAGATGGAGCGCGCCGTTTTTGAAACTCAGCTCACCCAAGACGCTCCGGGCCCCGAAGGTCGCGATGCGGTGTCGTTCACCGTGGCAACCAACCCCGGCGCACCTGCTGGGCCATTGGGCAAGATCGCGTCGGGCGGGGAGCTCAGCCGGTTTCTTTTGGCGCTTAAGGTCTGTCTGACGCAAAGCCAAGCAGGCCTAACACTGATTTTCGACGAGATTGATCGCGGGGTGGGGGGCGCCACCGCTGACGCCGTGGGCCGCCGCCTAAAATCGCTTGCCGCAGAGGGCCAAGTGTTGGTGGTGACCCATTCACCGCAGGTCGCCGCCCTTGGGGCGCATCACTGGCGCGTTGCGAAATCGGTTGCCAAGGGCATGACCACATCGACCGTCACCGCGCTCGCCCCCGAAGAGCGGGTGGACGAAGTGGCGCGCATGTTGGCTGGCGATACGATCACCGATGCGGCCCGCGCGGCGGCAGAGTCACTGCTTAACGGGCAACAGGGCGCAACTACTTCTTAA
- a CDS encoding PRC-barrel domain-containing protein: MTNLMQHASRLALVTVLSATPLALAAQDTATEPMTEPAQEESTEQAPMTDTDAASDTATDDAAAEEMTDTAEAPATDMAPEGDTEAAEGSDATSMTDTAETPMADDTAPDAMAEAPADAAPAEEPVKPVEGQITMQSENTILADDLIGSSVYSDAGESIGDVDDLIVNLDGTVEGVVIGVGGFLGMGEKWVAVEMDSLSTMTDESGTLRLVSSATKADLEAAEAFVTAQDMEAASQATEDPAMVPEAGTAEPVN, from the coding sequence ATGACCAATCTTATGCAACATGCCAGCCGCCTTGCGCTGGTCACCGTTTTAAGTGCGACCCCGCTGGCTCTTGCCGCGCAGGACACGGCGACCGAGCCGATGACAGAGCCCGCGCAAGAAGAGAGCACCGAGCAAGCGCCGATGACCGATACCGATGCTGCAAGCGATACGGCAACGGATGACGCTGCCGCAGAAGAGATGACCGATACGGCAGAGGCACCGGCGACTGATATGGCCCCAGAAGGCGATACCGAAGCCGCCGAAGGTTCTGACGCGACATCGATGACTGATACCGCAGAAACGCCGATGGCTGACGACACCGCGCCCGACGCGATGGCCGAAGCCCCCGCCGACGCAGCCCCTGCCGAAGAGCCGGTGAAACCTGTCGAAGGCCAGATCACCATGCAGAGTGAGAACACTATCCTTGCCGATGATCTGATCGGCAGCAGTGTATACTCTGACGCGGGCGAGTCGATTGGCGATGTCGACGACCTGATCGTCAACCTTGATGGCACCGTCGAAGGTGTTGTGATCGGTGTCGGCGGTTTCCTCGGGATGGGCGAGAAATGGGTCGCGGTTGAGATGGACAGCCTGTCCACCATGACTGACGAGTCCGGCACTTTGCGACTTGTGTCCTCGGCCACGAAGGCTGATCTGGAAGCCGCCGAAGCCTTCGTGACAGCTCAGGATATGGAGGCCGCAAGCCAAGCGACTGAAGATCCCGCAATGGTCCCAGAAGCTGGCACCGCCGAGCCGGTGAATTAA
- a CDS encoding chloride channel protein, whose protein sequence is MPSQDNAFFSQQFDQALGGCKQGWKVLRTRGPGKITFWFIALLVGIAAGFAALFFRKGINWLQATLYGTDNVQFLHSFLAGLPWYWVVLIPTLGGLLVGLILHRFTRDGRARSVGDVILGAALHDGRVETRAGVASALASLITLSTGGSSGREGPVVHLAAVISTKVSRLIKADGITGRDLLGCAVAAAVSASFNAPIAGALFALEVVLRHFAVHAFAPIVIASAAGTVINRLEFGGLTEFVLPSLGDVQFYVELPAFLLLGLTCGVVSVVLMRSIFWAEDFGNYLQARTGLARWLRPAVAGAILGIIALWFPHIIGVGYETTSRALVGELVLHEVIIFAVLKVAAVAITLGGRMGGGVFSPSLMVGALTGLAFGLIATGVFPEISGSSSLYALAGMGAVAAAVLGAPISTTLIVFEMTGDWQTGLAVMVAVSMSTALASKLVDRSFFLTQMERRGIHLAAGPQAYLLSMFMVGRIMRRPDDEDAASEDACWDLIDKGTYIDGSATLEAALPLFDQTHSNFIPVVTLSADAPPELLGALFHVDALKAYNRALAATAAEEHS, encoded by the coding sequence ATGCCCTCGCAAGATAACGCTTTCTTTTCGCAACAATTCGATCAGGCGCTTGGCGGCTGCAAACAGGGCTGGAAAGTTCTGCGTACGCGGGGTCCGGGCAAGATCACTTTTTGGTTCATTGCCCTGCTGGTCGGCATCGCCGCAGGCTTTGCTGCGTTGTTTTTCCGTAAGGGGATCAACTGGTTGCAAGCCACGCTTTATGGCACGGACAATGTGCAGTTCTTGCATAGCTTCTTGGCCGGGTTGCCATGGTACTGGGTGGTTTTGATCCCGACACTCGGCGGGTTGCTGGTGGGGCTGATCCTACACCGTTTCACCCGCGATGGTCGGGCGCGCAGCGTGGGCGATGTGATTTTGGGCGCGGCATTGCACGATGGTCGCGTCGAAACCCGCGCAGGCGTGGCATCGGCCCTCGCATCGCTGATCACCCTTTCAACAGGCGGCTCTTCGGGTCGGGAAGGGCCGGTTGTGCATTTGGCCGCCGTGATCTCGACCAAGGTCAGCCGCCTGATCAAAGCAGACGGAATTACCGGGCGTGATTTGTTGGGCTGCGCCGTGGCCGCTGCAGTTTCAGCCAGTTTTAATGCCCCCATCGCCGGGGCGCTTTTTGCGCTTGAAGTCGTACTGCGGCACTTCGCTGTCCATGCCTTCGCGCCCATCGTGATCGCTTCGGCAGCAGGCACAGTGATCAACCGGCTAGAGTTCGGCGGGCTGACTGAATTTGTCCTGCCCAGCCTTGGAGATGTTCAATTCTATGTTGAACTGCCTGCTTTCCTGCTGTTGGGGCTGACCTGCGGCGTGGTCTCTGTCGTGCTCATGCGCTCAATCTTTTGGGCCGAAGATTTCGGCAACTATCTTCAGGCCCGCACCGGTCTTGCCCGTTGGCTACGTCCTGCGGTGGCGGGCGCGATCCTCGGCATTATTGCGCTTTGGTTCCCGCATATCATTGGCGTCGGATATGAGACGACCTCCCGCGCGCTGGTGGGCGAGCTGGTCCTGCATGAGGTGATCATCTTCGCGGTTCTCAAAGTCGCCGCCGTGGCGATCACGTTGGGCGGGCGCATGGGCGGCGGCGTTTTTTCCCCCTCGCTGATGGTGGGGGCGCTTACCGGGCTGGCCTTTGGTTTGATCGCGACTGGCGTGTTCCCCGAGATTTCCGGCTCTTCCTCGCTTTATGCACTGGCCGGAATGGGGGCCGTTGCTGCCGCCGTGCTTGGCGCACCGATATCGACCACGCTCATCGTCTTTGAAATGACCGGAGACTGGCAGACCGGCCTTGCCGTAATGGTCGCCGTCAGCATGTCGACCGCGCTGGCGTCAAAGCTGGTGGATCGCTCGTTTTTCCTTACCCAGATGGAACGTCGCGGCATCCATCTGGCGGCGGGGCCACAGGCCTATCTGCTATCAATGTTCATGGTGGGCCGGATCATGCGCCGCCCAGATGACGAGGACGCCGCCTCAGAAGACGCCTGTTGGGATTTGATCGACAAGGGCACCTATATTGACGGCAGCGCCACGCTAGAGGCCGCCTTGCCGCTGTTCGACCAGACGCATTCCAATTTCATTCCGGTGGTCACCCTCAGCGCCGACGCGCCGCCCGAACTGCTGGGCGCGCTGTTCCACGTCGATGCGCTGAAGGCCTATAACCGCGCCCTCGCCGCCACCGCGGCAGAGGAGCATTCCTGA
- a CDS encoding aminopeptidase P family protein — MFQSFEVTARPEQGPPRLTALRAELVRAGLDGFLVPRADAHQGEYVAPRDDRLAWLTGFTGSAGFCAALRDVAGVFIDGRYRTQVKAQVAEVFTPVPWPEVSLADWLKDQLPDGGVVGFDPWLHTPAQIAGLEETLAGSGIEMRRVDNMVDRIWDDQPDAPMAVAAAHPMEFAGESHEAKRQRLAVELREAGQKAALITLPDSHNWLLNIRGQDIPRNPVAHGFAVLHDDARVDLFMAAEKLTVLTDHLGPHVMQRDPADLPDYLRELEGPVRLDRQSAPVLFADLLGDRAEAGEDPCALPKACKNEAEITGAAEAHLRDGAAVVELLAWLDAQEPGTVTETEVVRQLEELRRQDPSLRDISFETISGTGPNGAIIHYRVNEETDSVLQNGHLLVLDSGGQYLDGTTDITRTIAIGTPDAEARSAFTRVLSGMIAMSRLRWPRGLAGRDIEMLGRLPLWMAGQDFDHGLGHGVGAYLSVHEGPQRLSRMSHVPLQPGMILSNEPGYYREGAFGIRIENLLVVQEAPALPGGDAHRKMLNWRTLTLAPIDRRLIDVSALTPEARNWLNAYHRDVAEKIGPRVSPVTKLWLDAATAPL, encoded by the coding sequence GTGTTCCAGAGTTTCGAGGTCACCGCGCGTCCGGAACAGGGGCCGCCGCGGCTGACGGCGCTGCGCGCAGAATTGGTCCGGGCAGGCTTGGATGGGTTCTTGGTCCCGCGTGCCGATGCGCATCAGGGGGAATATGTCGCCCCGCGTGATGACCGTTTGGCTTGGCTGACGGGGTTTACGGGCTCTGCCGGGTTTTGTGCAGCACTGCGGGACGTTGCGGGGGTCTTTATCGACGGGCGCTATCGCACGCAGGTCAAGGCGCAGGTGGCGGAGGTTTTTACGCCTGTGCCTTGGCCCGAGGTGTCTCTGGCCGATTGGCTGAAGGATCAGCTGCCTGATGGCGGTGTGGTTGGGTTTGATCCGTGGTTGCATACGCCGGCACAGATCGCCGGGCTGGAAGAGACGCTGGCGGGTTCGGGTATCGAGATGCGGCGCGTGGACAATATGGTGGATCGCATTTGGGACGATCAGCCCGACGCACCGATGGCAGTAGCGGCGGCGCATCCTATGGAGTTTGCCGGGGAGAGCCATGAGGCTAAGCGTCAGCGCTTGGCGGTGGAATTGCGTGAAGCGGGGCAGAAAGCGGCACTGATCACGCTTCCCGACAGCCACAACTGGTTGCTGAACATTCGCGGGCAGGACATTCCGCGCAATCCGGTGGCACATGGGTTTGCTGTGCTGCATGACGATGCGCGCGTCGATCTGTTTATGGCGGCGGAAAAACTGACCGTCTTAACCGATCATCTGGGGCCGCACGTCATGCAGCGTGATCCCGCTGATTTGCCCGACTATCTGCGCGAGCTGGAGGGCCCGGTGCGGCTTGATCGACAGTCGGCTCCGGTATTGTTTGCCGATCTGCTGGGGGACCGTGCCGAGGCAGGAGAAGACCCATGCGCTTTGCCCAAGGCCTGCAAAAATGAGGCCGAAATTACCGGAGCCGCTGAGGCGCATCTGCGTGACGGGGCAGCAGTGGTGGAGTTGCTGGCGTGGCTGGATGCGCAAGAACCGGGAACCGTCACGGAGACCGAGGTGGTGCGCCAGTTGGAAGAGCTGCGCCGCCAAGATCCTTCCCTGCGCGATATCAGTTTTGAGACGATCTCTGGCACCGGGCCGAATGGGGCGATTATTCATTACCGGGTGAACGAAGAGACCGACAGTGTGCTGCAAAACGGGCATCTGTTGGTGCTTGATAGTGGCGGTCAGTACCTTGATGGGACCACTGATATTACCCGCACCATCGCCATCGGCACGCCCGATGCTGAGGCACGTAGTGCCTTTACCCGGGTATTGTCGGGAATGATCGCTATGAGCCGTCTGCGCTGGCCTCGCGGGCTGGCAGGGCGGGATATTGAGATGTTGGGCCGTCTGCCCTTGTGGATGGCGGGGCAGGATTTCGATCATGGCCTGGGCCATGGGGTTGGCGCTTATTTGTCGGTCCATGAGGGGCCGCAGCGGTTGAGCCGGATGAGCCACGTGCCGCTTCAGCCCGGTATGATCCTTAGCAATGAACCGGGCTATTACCGCGAGGGGGCTTTTGGCATTCGGATCGAGAACCTCTTGGTCGTGCAAGAGGCGCCCGCCCTGCCCGGCGGTGACGCGCATCGCAAGATGCTGAATTGGCGCACGCTGACCCTTGCCCCGATTGATCGGCGTTTGATCGACGTAAGCGCGCTGACCCCAGAGGCCCGCAATTGGCTGAACGCCTATCATCGCGACGTTGCGGAAAAGATCGGGCCGCGGGTATCACCTGTTACAAAACTATGGTTGGATGCGGCAACGGCGCCGCTATGA